The sequence GGATTGTGCCGAACGAGTTGGGAATTACGCAATGAGCCGCGGTGATGGCAAGCCGGGATGCCACGAGCGTCGCCGTGCAGCGGGAGTTCGTGGTAGGGCTGGTTGGAAACGTGTACACGCCGATTGCGGGATGTTTCCAGGTCGCCGTGCCAGCCACGAGAGGAAATGTAGTGACCGGAGATTCTACCCCCCCTGTTGCCTGCTCACACGCACTTGATGAACCGACCGGCTCGACCCTCCAGCGGTTGTCGCGGCCGTTGTCAGCCCCACCCGGGTTGCAGGGATAAACTTCGACGCCCGCACCAGGCCCGTGTTGGTCCACGCCTCGAACACCGAGGCACAGGCCGGAGATTCGATTCTCGAGCCGGCTCGAGCCATCGAGATCGCTTTTGACGCGCCACTGATTGTCTCGACCCCCATCAGAGCCCCCCGGCGCGCAGTGATAGACTTCCACCTCCGCTCCTGGACCGTGCTGATCCACCCCGCGGACGCCGAGACACAGGTTGGAGACGCGATTTTTTATGTGAACGAAGCCATCGGTGGTGGACTCCATGCGCCACTGGTTGTCGCAGCCACGATCGGCGCCGCCGGGGTTGCAGGTGTACACCTCCACGCCTGCGCCCGGCCCATGGTTGTCGACTTCTCGGACGCCCAAGCAGAGGTTCGATACCGCGTTGACGAGCGAAACGTACCCAGGAGGTTGGGGTGGAATATCCCTATGCGTTCGGCGACCTGCATACTGTCCTGGGGTCCGAACGCTGCGAACATCCGGTTGACCTTGGGGGTCGCAGCCGATAAATGTGGCGCCGACTGCTGTCAATAAAATTGCTGACATTAACTTAGACATGGTTCACTCCCGGATTGACGTCTGTTTGGGTCGACGGGCGGTCTACAGCAACACGATAAGCTCGACTCGAGGAGCGGCGCGAAGGCCAGTCTATGACATTCCAATTATCAGTCGATTGGTCAAGCGAAGCCTCCCGACCAGGCCTGTCTAGAGCGCATGTGTGCCTTCCCAGCAGAGGGCTACATCCGCTATAGAATGGCCGTATGCGCCGCGACCACGCTCACGACCGTCGCAGGGCGGGCGTCGGAGAACGGACGATCTGGTCGGAGCGGGTTGAGCTCCCGCTTTCCTGTGACTGGTGCCGTACCCGTTTCAGCTCTGTTGTGTCCATCATCCATCCTCCAATCAATCCATACGACACGTTGCGGAACGTGTAGCCCTCGATCGGCACAGGCCCGTCGCAAGAAGCGATCTCCACCGCGTTCCTCGCGCCGTCGCAACACCGGGGCGGCGGAGCGCCGAAGTCGAGCGCACCGCCCTCGAGGAGCGCGGCTCGCCTCGACGAGCGCGGCGCAGAGGGCGGCCGCCTTGGGGCTGCGGATCATAACGACGATCGCTAGAGACGGTTCTGAGGGCGAGGGATGGTATTTCATTCGGAGGGCGACAGCAGCACGGGCCGTGCCGGCCACGCTCGGCGCGTCCATCGCGTCACGCGAGGCGGGGACGTCGCGGTATCGCGACGCCATGTCGCGGCCGCGCGACGCCTGGGAGTTCGCGGGGTCAGGCTGGCAGGAGCCGGAGCCTGAGCACGCACGCGGCGATGGAGAGCACGCCCACTCGAAGGTGCTGAAAGCGCTCCGGGAAGGATTTCACGAGGCTCCGCAACCAGAGGCGCCGTCCGTCACCCATGGTTCCAGCCCGCAGGCTGTGGAGTGAAGGCGGCCCCGTCGATGCAAGCTGTTGATATCGCGTCATTTTTCCAGCAGGGAGGCGGATCGCGTAAGGAGCCCTCTGTCACCTGATGTGAGCGCATCGGTTCGCCCTTGACATTCTCGAATCGTTTTGCTTTTCCTTCTCTCGGCGCATCCGTCGCTGGCGCGTCGACCGTCCATACCGGGCAGTTGATCGGCGCGTGCTCGGCGTGCTCTCGGCTCGATGACGAGCCGATGTGACGCGACGTCGCGCAGCCGGCTCCTCCGCGAGCATCGGCGTGCCCGCTGGCTTCGCGCCCTGGTCTCCGATTTGCTTAAGCCTGGTCTCGCACTGGTTCGACCGACACCGTCTTGTTGCTCGCTGGGCCGGCACGGGGTTCCAGCGGGCCCCCAACATCCGAGGAGATTTCCATGATCGCCAGGGGACTTTTCGACGAGCTTCATATTGGAGAGATCGACCCCGGCCGCTACCACATGGTAGACCGCACAAGCGGCCAAACGGTCGGGGTCATCATGGTCCGGCATCCTGATCTCGTGGTTGTGCTCTTCTCGAGCCTCCCTACGGTTCAGGGGCAAGATCGCGTCCTAGATCTCGTGTACGAGAGTATCGGTGGACACGTGTTCACCGTCGCAGATGCCCTGAGTTTGGCGCCGAACGGAGATTACCGCGTCGTGCATTACTCCGGGCGCATGGTCGCCACGCATCCGTAGTGGTCAGGCTCCTGACCGGGCGCCTCGCGCGGCCTGGTCCCTGTCGGGCGCGCTCCTCTGAAGGAGGCGATAGAGTCACCTCCCGCTCCTGAAGCACGCGCAGGAGCTTGGCCTGCTGCGGTAGCGGCAGTTCGCCGATCTCGTCGAGGAGTTGCTCGATTCCGCGTCACTTTTCCAGTAGGGGGGCGGATCGCGTAAGGAGCCCTCTGTCACCTGATGTGAGCGCAGCGGTTCGCCTTGACATCCTCGAATCGTTTTGTTTTTCCTTTTCTCGGCGCATCCGTCACTGGCGCGCCGACCGTCCATACCGGGCGGTTGATCGGCGCGTGCTCAGCGTGCTCTCGGCTAGATGACGAGCGGGTGCGACGCGACGTCGCGCAGCCGGCTCCTCCGCGAGCATCGGAGTGCCCGCTGGCTTCGCGCCTTGGTCTCCAAATTGCTTAAGCCTGGTCTCGCACTCGTTCGACCGACACCGTCTTGTTGCTCGCTGGACCGGCACGGGGTTCCAGCGGGCCCCCAACATCCGAGGAGATTTCCATGATCGCCAGAGGACTTTTCGACGAGCTTCATATCGGAGAGATCGACCCCGGCCGCTACCACATGGTAGACCGCACAAGCGGCCAAACGGTCGGGTTCATCATGGTCCGGCATCCTGATCTCGTGGTTGTGCTCTTCTCGGGCGTCCCCACGGTTCAGGGGCAAAATCGCGTCCTGGATCTCGTGCACGAGGATCCTGCCGCTGGGAAGGGCGCGTTCACGGTCAAAGAAGCCGTGGCATTGGCGCCGAACGGAGAATATCGCGTCGTGTATTACTCCGGGCGCATGGTTGCCACGCATCCGTAGTGGTCAGGCTCCTGACCGGGCGCCTCGCGCGGCCTGGTCCCGGTCGGGGGCGCTCCTCTGAAGGAGGCGATAGAGCGTGCTGCGATCAATACCGAGACGCTTCGCGGCGCGCGTGTAGTTGCCCGCTTCGCGCTCGAGGGCGTGCCGCGCGAGCCTGAACTCGAGCTCGCGGAGCGCGTCGGCGTGCCTCATCTCGAGGAGGTCCTCGAGGCGGGCGGCGTTCGAGGCGAGCTGCCCAAGGGAACGCGGCGGCGCGAGCTCACCCCGGACGAGGTACCGGTGGATCGTGTGGTGGAGTTCGCGGACGTTGCCGGGAAAGCTTCGCTGCCGCAGGCCGTTGACGACCTCGTCCGGGATGCCGCGCGTCGCCAGCTCGCCCTCGCGTGCGAGGATCTCGTCCACGATCGCTCGGGCAAGCAGGGGCAGGTCATCCAAGCGATCCCGCAGCGGCGGCAGCACGATCTCTTCACCCGCGATGCGGTAGTAGAGGTCTTCGCGGAACCGTCCGGCGTTCACCTCCTCGAGCAGGTCGCGCCGCGTGGCCGAGAGCACCTTGACGTTGACCTTGACCGGCTTCGTCGCACCGACGCGCGTCACCTCCCGCTCCTGAAGCACGCGCAGGAGCTTGGCCTGCTGCGGTAGCGGCAGCTCGCCGATCTCGTCGAGGAATACCGTCCCCCCGTCGGCCAGCTCGAATGGCCCGGGGGTGGATGCCTTCGCGTCCGTGAAAGCGCCCTTCACATGGCCGAAGAGCTGGCCCTCGATGAGGGTCGGCGAGAGCCCCGCGCAATCCACCACGACGAACGGTCCCTTCGCCCGCGGACCCGCCTCGTGGACGGCGCGTGCCGCGACCTCCTTTCCCGTGCCAGTTTCTCCCCGCAACAGCACCGAGAGCTCCTTCGACCTCGCCGCGAAGGCCAGCTCTCGCATCACGTGCTGCATGGCACCCGAACGTCCCGTCAACCCACCGAAGCTCTCGCGGCCGCTGCTCTCGATTTCGCGATCGGCTTCGAGCTCGACGCGGAGCGTTGATTGTCCCACCTCTATCTCGGTCGTGCGCTGGACCTCGATCTCCCGGAAGCGGGCGCCGCCGACGAATGACCCGTTGGTCGTGCCCAGGTCCTCGACGTGAACGCCCTCCGCCGAAGCGTGCAACCGCAGGTGGAAACGGCTCACCGTCGGGTCGGGCAGCACGAGCGAGTTGCCCTCGGCGCTGCCGATCTTGACCTGGGCGATGTTTCCAGGGCTGAATTCTCTCACAGTCGCGTCGCCGCGGACGACCCGAACGCGGTAGCCGCGGATCCGGTACGGCTCCGGCCCCCTCAGCTCCTTCGTCTTCACGCTCGCTCCTCCTCCACCCAGGTCCGCGGCATCATGCCCTCGCTCTTGCACGACCCGCGCACCGAAGACAAGGATGGCCCCTCAACGGGGGCTCGTCCTCCGGCGGTCGTTGCCCGGCGCTACGAGGTAGGGGGCGCCCTTGGTGCGGGCGGCGAGGGGACGGTGTTCGCGGCCATCGACCGCCTGACGGAACGCGAGGTGGCGCTGAAGTGGATCCCGTTCGATCGCTTGCTGCGACCGGCGCGGGTGCAGCTCCAGATCGCCATCCTCCGACGGCTTCAGCGCCCGGAGATCGTTCCCGGCGTCGTGCGTCTCCTCGACGACGGCGTTGGCGCCGAGGACGCGTGGCTCGTCATGGAGAGGATCCAAGGGTCGCTATTTCCAGGAGCTCATGGCGGCCAAGGCTGGGGTGCGCTCGAGCCCCCGCTCGTCTCGCTCCTCGAGACGCTCGCGCGCGTGCATGCCGTCGGCGTCGTTCACTGCGACCTCAAGCCCGAGAACGTGCTGGTCAATCCGTATGGCCAGCCGGTCGTCGTCGACTTTGGCATCGCCTCCCTAGGCGGCGCCGGTGAGATCGGGCGGACGAGCGGTGCTCGCGTTCGGGGTACCCGCCCGTACGTAGCGCCCGAGCGCTGGTCGGCGCCGGCCACCCCTCGCGCCGATCTATTCGCGGTGGGCGTCATGGCGTACCTGGCCCTCGTGGGGGAATATCCGTCCCCCTCGCTTGCAGCGTGCGCTCAGGCGCTCGTCGCGCGCGGAGCGCCGCGCGCTGTTGCGGAGGT is a genomic window of Sorangium aterium containing:
- a CDS encoding ricin-type beta-trefoil lectin domain protein — translated: MSKLMSAILLTAVGATFIGCDPQGQPDVRSVRTPGQYAGRRTHRDIPPQPPGYVSLVNAVSNLCLGVREVDNHGPGAGVEVYTCNPGGADRGCDNQWRMESTTDGFVHIKNRVSNLCLGVRGVDQHGPGAEVEVYHCAPGGSDGGRDNQWRVKSDLDGSSRLENRISGLCLGVRGVDQHGPGAGVEVYPCNPGGADNGRDNRWRVEPVGSSSACEQATGGVESPVTTFPLVAGTATWKHPAIGVYTFPTSPTTNSRCTATLVASRLAITAAHCVIPNSFGTIQFFSTTGTSIANRRVIGSRRFRHDGTPGHDDVGFLMIDDAICRDGIAPEKIADSRPKPGADITVYGYGCTSRAATCPGGSGSGGGSKTFINGRLGKTVALCPGDSGGPVFHGSEIIAVNSGYECNSGNDIFGYSAAELPPSPEHHYEIDMAYRSLAQQYSCLGTCPDGQIVCPLDGGNRCLSPSGCSKLQDLEEQQRRERDR
- a CDS encoding sigma 54-interacting transcriptional regulator is translated as MKTKELRGPEPYRIRGYRVRVVRGDATVREFSPGNIAQVKIGSAEGNSLVLPDPTVSRFHLRLHASAEGVHVEDLGTTNGSFVGGARFREIEVQRTTEIEVGQSTLRVELEADREIESSGRESFGGLTGRSGAMQHVMRELAFAARSKELSVLLRGETGTGKEVAARAVHEAGPRAKGPFVVVDCAGLSPTLIEGQLFGHVKGAFTDAKASTPGPFELADGGTVFLDEIGELPLPQQAKLLRVLQEREVTRVGATKPVKVNVKVLSATRRDLLEEVNAGRFREDLYYRIAGEEIVLPPLRDRLDDLPLLARAIVDEILAREGELATRGIPDEVVNGLRQRSFPGNVRELHHTIHRYLVRGELAPPRSLGQLASNAARLEDLLEMRHADALRELEFRLARHALEREAGNYTRAAKRLGIDRSTLYRLLQRSAPDRDQAARGARSGA